A window of Indicator indicator isolate 239-I01 chromosome 40, UM_Iind_1.1, whole genome shotgun sequence contains these coding sequences:
- the LOC128978962 gene encoding protein S100-A12-like, whose product MKTDLELALECVINIYHQYAIRKPIDDYLSKPEFSQLLKDTAQPFLHDTTPPNLTEDEYIQKLFSQADSNHDGRLKFTEFLTTLNLALVDAHKRSHQDPGHGHEHEHEHDHEHDHDHSHDHSHSHGPRA is encoded by the exons ATGAAGACCGACCTGGAGCTCGCCTTGGAGTGTGTCATCAACATCTACCACCAGTATGCCATCAGGAAGCCAATTGATGACTACCTGAGCAAGCCTGAGTTCtcacagctgctgaaggacaCAGCTCAGCCCTTCCTGCACGACACCACCCCG cccaacTTGACTGAGGATGAGTACATCCAGAAGCTCTTCAGCCAGGCTGACAGCAACCACGACGGACGCCTCAAGTTCACTGAGTTCCTGACCACCCTCAACCTTGCCCTGGTTGATGCCCACAAAAGGTCCCACCAGGATCCAGGCCATGGCCATGAGCATGAGCATGAGCATGACCACGAGCATGACCATGACCACAGCCAcgaccacagccacagccatggTCCTCGTGCCTGA
- the S100A7 gene encoding protein S100-A7 translates to MSAGTRTTTSRAKPQEFPGNCTLEKALSTIVDVYHRYSIREGHLDLLSFKDFQQLLTEQARTFLQACGRSKPDYLTKLFQETDLDKDKELSFEEFLTVLGKVTDDAHRIMHHEERCKPGRD, encoded by the exons ATGTCTGCAGGCACCAGGACCACCACCTCCCGTGCTAAGCCCCAGGAGTTCCCTGGGAACTGcaccctggagaaggctctgagcaccaTCGTGGATGTCTACCACCGCTACAGCATCAGGGAGGGGCACCTCGACCTCCTCAGCTTCAAGgacttccagcagctgctgacagaGCAGGCACGAACCTTCCTGCAGGCCTGT ggcaggagcaagcCTGACTACCTGACCAAGCTCTTCCAGGAGACAGACCTGGACAAGGACAAGGAGCTGAGCTTTGAGGAGTTCCTGACTGTGCTGGGCAAGGTGACCGACGACGCTCACCGCATCATGCACCACGAGGAGCGCTGCAAGCCGGGCAGGGACTGA